Proteins encoded in a region of the Marinococcus sp. PL1-022 genome:
- a CDS encoding PH domain-containing protein, whose amino-acid sequence MNDGIYEEENATRPAPSQRISEDALTVWRFKGMIEMAIVSFIPFALLVLAFWFGWSEWVRWALGAILVFLVFFSVWYAWVLPKWQWQRWRYEVYETEVELQYGVIISKHVLIPMVRVQHVDTAQGPIYKRYGLSTVTISTAAGMHEIPALKEETAPELRNRIAFLAGTDDDDE is encoded by the coding sequence ATGAATGACGGCATCTATGAGGAAGAAAATGCAACAAGGCCGGCACCGTCGCAGCGCATATCTGAAGATGCGCTGACGGTCTGGCGTTTCAAGGGGATGATTGAAATGGCCATTGTTTCTTTCATCCCTTTTGCTTTACTTGTGCTTGCCTTCTGGTTTGGATGGTCCGAATGGGTCCGATGGGCCCTCGGCGCCATCCTGGTATTTTTAGTTTTTTTTTCTGTCTGGTATGCATGGGTGCTCCCAAAATGGCAATGGCAGCGCTGGCGCTACGAGGTGTATGAGACAGAGGTAGAGCTTCAGTACGGTGTGATTATTTCTAAACACGTATTAATTCCCATGGTGCGCGTCCAGCACGTGGATACAGCCCAGGGGCCGATATACAAGCGGTATGGGCTTTCCACTGTGACGATTTCCACCGCAGCCGGGATGCATGAGATTCCAGCGCTTAAAGAAGAGACGGCGCCGGAGCTGCGCAACCGGATCGCCTTTTTGGCGGGGACGGATGATGACGATGAATGA
- a CDS encoding conserved virulence factor C family protein, with translation MHITSIEPTPSPHTMKLNVNESLPAGTSSNYKPENKEEAPAPIQQLLEIEGIKGVYHVADFMALERHPKADWEQLLPQVRQAFGEEVEQPAEEPEEPQEAFGEVQAQVQMFKNIPMQIKLLSGEEEKRQGLPERFQTAAFEAQLEDDNIVMQRKWEDYGVRYGQDLEQIGSEMAEEIAAAYPEERLKRLVRIANTPEAENTEPKFKKVTMDMMEEPDWKQRYAAFDQMDPSMEDLPVIQKGLADEKPAIRRLAVVYLGMLEDPQVLPDLQKAMQDPSVTVRRTAADTYSDLGDPAGIPDMIEALKDKNKLVRWRAAMFLYEVGDSSAVEALKEADGDPEFEVDLQIKLALKRIEGGKEAKGSIWKQMSEKMEQERKPRS, from the coding sequence ATGCATATTACATCCATTGAGCCAACACCGAGTCCTCATACGATGAAGCTGAATGTTAACGAATCGCTGCCCGCCGGAACGAGCAGCAATTATAAACCGGAAAATAAAGAAGAAGCACCGGCGCCAATCCAGCAGCTGCTGGAGATCGAAGGCATTAAAGGTGTCTATCACGTCGCTGACTTCATGGCCCTCGAGCGTCATCCAAAAGCCGACTGGGAGCAGCTGCTGCCCCAGGTGCGCCAGGCGTTCGGCGAAGAGGTGGAACAGCCGGCCGAAGAGCCGGAGGAGCCACAGGAGGCTTTTGGGGAGGTACAGGCACAGGTACAGATGTTTAAAAACATACCGATGCAGATAAAGCTATTGTCCGGTGAGGAAGAAAAACGTCAGGGTCTGCCGGAACGTTTTCAGACCGCAGCGTTTGAAGCCCAGCTTGAAGACGATAACATCGTGATGCAGCGCAAATGGGAGGATTACGGGGTTCGTTACGGTCAGGATCTCGAACAGATCGGCAGTGAGATGGCAGAGGAAATTGCTGCTGCCTATCCGGAAGAGCGGCTGAAACGCCTGGTCCGGATCGCAAATACACCCGAAGCAGAAAACACGGAGCCAAAGTTTAAAAAAGTAACGATGGATATGATGGAGGAGCCGGACTGGAAACAGCGCTATGCGGCCTTTGATCAGATGGATCCATCCATGGAAGACCTCCCGGTTATACAAAAAGGACTTGCAGATGAAAAACCGGCCATCCGCCGGCTGGCGGTCGTGTATTTAGGGATGCTTGAAGATCCTCAGGTGCTGCCGGACCTTCAAAAAGCGATGCAGGACCCATCGGTCACGGTGCGAAGAACTGCAGCAGACACGTATTCTGATTTGGGGGACCCTGCGGGCATCCCGGACATGATTGAAGCACTGAAGGACAAAAACAAGCTGGTGCGCTGGCGTGCGGCAATGTTTTTATATGAAGTAGGTGACAGTTCTGCTGTAGAGGCTTTAAAAGAAGCCGATGGGGATCCGGAATTTGAAGTGGATCTGCAGATTAAGCTCGCACTGAAACGAATTGAAGGCGGGAAAGAAGCAAAAGGGTCCATCTGGAAGCAGATGAGTGAGAAAATGGAGCAGGAGCGAAAGCCCAGGTCGTAA
- a CDS encoding metallophosphoesterase family protein translates to MQIALLSDVHGNARALKAVLNDLHALSVDHMYMLGDLAFRGPEPKNSIETVQSLPAKVLKGNADEWIVRGVREGEVPESKRSIMNQEREWALERLSTNDVKYLEELPESFLDEYEGFRLFAFHAVPGSLFPPVPVDSEASVFEESFFQKQEADIYVYGHVHTPSIRKIGAKWVINTGSIGLPFDGDPTPSYVLLTIKDGEVIPEIRRVPYDTDEVLAQFNANDYPNSDQVKRIISSGRPPK, encoded by the coding sequence TTGCAAATTGCACTTCTTTCAGACGTACACGGTAATGCCCGTGCATTAAAAGCTGTTTTAAACGACCTGCACGCTTTATCGGTAGACCATATGTATATGCTCGGAGACCTTGCTTTCCGCGGTCCGGAACCAAAAAATTCGATTGAAACCGTTCAATCCCTGCCTGCAAAAGTATTGAAGGGCAACGCAGACGAATGGATTGTCCGCGGTGTCCGGGAAGGAGAAGTCCCCGAGAGCAAACGCTCGATCATGAATCAGGAGAGGGAGTGGGCCCTCGAACGGCTCTCCACAAATGATGTTAAATACTTAGAAGAGCTTCCCGAATCATTTCTCGATGAGTATGAAGGCTTTCGTTTGTTCGCCTTCCACGCAGTGCCAGGCAGCCTGTTTCCCCCGGTTCCGGTCGACAGTGAGGCTTCTGTCTTTGAAGAATCTTTTTTTCAGAAGCAGGAAGCAGACATTTATGTGTACGGGCACGTGCACACTCCTTCCATTCGAAAAATTGGGGCTAAATGGGTAATCAACACGGGCAGTATCGGTCTCCCGTTTGATGGGGACCCGACACCATCGTACGTCCTTCTGACCATTAAAGATGGGGAGGTCATTCCGGAAATTCGCCGGGTGCCCTACGATACGGATGAAGTTTTAGCCCAATTTAACGCCAACGATTATCCGAACAGCGACCAGGTAAAGCGTATTATTTCTTCTGGCCGTCCGCCAAAATAA
- a CDS encoding TlpA family protein disulfide reductase translates to MQAPQFQLKEMSSGDEWSLEQLKGKPVLLTFWASWCPDSSADLVQKNRFYEQMNEDSPLQFVTINVTGRERREEDPKTYVENNNYRFPVLQDEGVDTYRRYKCEGVPSTFIIDEHGEIVAQYGDKASFIDIMQSLQKVNSI, encoded by the coding sequence ATGCAGGCCCCTCAGTTTCAACTCAAAGAAATGTCCAGCGGCGATGAATGGTCGCTGGAGCAGCTGAAAGGAAAACCAGTGCTGTTAACGTTCTGGGCATCCTGGTGTCCGGACTCTTCTGCAGATCTGGTGCAGAAGAACCGGTTTTATGAACAAATGAATGAAGACAGCCCGCTGCAGTTTGTGACGATTAATGTGACCGGCCGCGAACGGCGGGAAGAAGATCCTAAAACGTACGTGGAAAACAACAATTATCGTTTTCCAGTGCTTCAGGACGAAGGTGTGGATACGTACAGACGCTATAAATGTGAAGGCGTGCCGAGTACGTTTATTATTGATGAGCATGGTGAGATTGTGGCGCAGTACGGAGATAAAGCATCGTTTATTGATATTATGCAAAGCCTGCAAAAGGTGAACAGCATATAA
- a CDS encoding thioredoxin family protein gives MERIANKQLKQIEARDGRQVVLFTSPTCGTCQLAKRMLAPIEKLYAGASFLEVDINTAPVRARQLEIQSVPCLIVFDSGEERERLYKMQSGSYLLEQLHSYLKKDLTDKKEDSYAGPSVSTQRNVQRR, from the coding sequence TTGGAACGAATAGCAAACAAGCAGCTTAAGCAGATAGAGGCGCGAGACGGACGACAGGTGGTTTTGTTTACCTCCCCGACGTGCGGCACGTGTCAGCTGGCAAAACGTATGCTTGCGCCAATAGAAAAATTGTACGCCGGCGCTTCATTTCTGGAAGTGGATATCAATACTGCCCCTGTACGGGCCCGGCAGCTCGAAATTCAGAGTGTGCCGTGCTTAATCGTATTTGACAGCGGGGAGGAAAGAGAGCGGCTGTACAAAATGCAATCGGGCTCGTATTTACTTGAGCAGCTGCATTCGTATCTGAAAAAAGATTTAACCGATAAAAAGGAGGATTCCTATGCAGGCCCCTCAGTTTCAACTCAAAGAAATGTCCAGCGGCGATGA
- a CDS encoding type 1 glutamine amidotransferase domain-containing protein, with amino-acid sequence MTLQGKRIIAFVEDDFEDLELWVPVMRLREEGAEVLLTGKENGKSYTGKHGVPAVSEAALAEVDPADYDGVLVPGGWAPDKLRRYSEVLAIVRHMDEHKKIIGEICHAGWVLSSAGILQGVHVTSTPGIKDDMTNAGAIWSDDPVVVDGHIVSSQRPPDIPAYNQALVEAFRKQ; translated from the coding sequence ATGACACTGCAGGGAAAAAGAATTATTGCATTTGTCGAAGATGATTTTGAAGATTTGGAGCTGTGGGTTCCGGTCATGCGTTTGCGCGAAGAAGGGGCTGAAGTACTGCTTACCGGTAAAGAAAACGGCAAATCGTATACAGGAAAACACGGAGTGCCGGCCGTATCAGAGGCAGCACTTGCCGAGGTGGACCCGGCAGACTATGATGGTGTGCTGGTGCCTGGAGGATGGGCACCGGACAAACTCCGCCGCTACAGCGAAGTGCTTGCCATCGTCCGGCACATGGATGAGCATAAAAAAATCATCGGTGAAATCTGCCATGCCGGCTGGGTTCTTTCCTCAGCAGGTATTCTGCAGGGTGTTCACGTAACGAGTACTCCCGGTATTAAAGACGACATGACCAACGCCGGGGCCATTTGGTCGGATGATCCGGTTGTTGTAGACGGTCATATCGTTTCAAGCCAGCGTCCGCCGGATATTCCAGCGTACAATCAGGCGCTTGTCGAAGCTTTTCGGAAGCAGTAA
- a CDS encoding DUF3891 family protein, whose amino-acid sequence MISENRNGWVEVMMQQEHAALSGECMKYWHHTTFKEQASWSSALQATARHDDAWKTLDEVPVLDENGWPVSFVNYPVPPKLGAYRNTINALEEEDPYQAYLISSHYGSFFKESEAPEEIAFMQEEIARQQRLITGYQWNFLMAAEHFHLLQFFDDLSLYICMNTPGASKEQEVPWFRDGFRQTFASLNHETIHARWEDEETIALQPFPFTESFTVEVKRRCVQKPLESPGELWNVKPDSRRVTLKPAE is encoded by the coding sequence ATGATCAGCGAGAACCGGAACGGCTGGGTGGAAGTAATGATGCAGCAGGAGCATGCGGCTCTTTCCGGAGAGTGCATGAAGTACTGGCACCATACGACGTTTAAAGAACAGGCGTCCTGGTCATCGGCGCTTCAGGCCACGGCCCGCCACGATGATGCCTGGAAAACACTTGATGAAGTGCCGGTACTTGATGAAAACGGCTGGCCGGTATCCTTTGTAAATTACCCGGTCCCGCCGAAGCTCGGCGCCTACCGCAACACCATTAACGCCCTCGAAGAAGAGGACCCGTACCAGGCGTATTTGATCAGCAGCCACTACGGCTCGTTTTTCAAAGAATCCGAGGCACCGGAGGAAATTGCATTTATGCAGGAGGAAATCGCCCGCCAGCAGCGGCTGATTACCGGCTACCAGTGGAATTTCCTGATGGCTGCTGAACATTTTCATCTGCTTCAGTTTTTTGACGATCTGTCCCTTTATATATGCATGAATACGCCGGGGGCGTCCAAAGAGCAGGAAGTTCCGTGGTTCCGGGACGGCTTCCGACAGACATTCGCTTCTCTTAATCACGAAACAATCCATGCCCGTTGGGAAGATGAAGAGACGATAGCTCTGCAGCCGTTCCCGTTTACAGAGTCCTTTACCGTCGAGGTGAAGCGGCGCTGTGTACAGAAACCGCTTGAGTCGCCCGGGGAGCTGTGGAACGTGAAACCGGACAGCCGCCGCGTCACATTAAAGCCTGCCGAATAA
- the ilvA gene encoding threonine ammonia-lyase IlvA — protein MGNIHIEDIIIANQTLKDVVTHTPLQKNQVLSERYGANIYLKREDLQVVRSFKIRGAYYMMSSIPKEKLENGVVCASAGNHAQGVAYSCQALKVKGHIFMPNTTPRQKISQVKLFGKEYVEVVLTGDTFDDAYYEANAYGEAHDMEFVHPFNNEKVIAGQGTVGMEIMNDIEEPIDYLFSCIGGGGLVSGVGTYVNSISPSTKIIGCEPAGAPGMKASIENQGVVSLDYIDKFVDGAAVKRVGELTYDVCKDLLDSITLVPEGKICTTILELYNENAVVAEPAGALSIAALDFHKEEIKGKTVVCIVSGGNNDIGRMEEMREKSLIYEGLQHYFIVNFPQRAGALREFLHDVLGPDDDITRFEYNKKNNKSNGPALVGIEVTYPSDYDKLLTRMKDRGIKYTEINKEETLFNFLI, from the coding sequence ATGGGGAATATACACATTGAAGACATTATCATCGCAAATCAAACGCTGAAAGACGTGGTCACGCATACCCCATTGCAGAAAAACCAGGTGCTTTCTGAACGTTACGGGGCCAATATTTATTTAAAACGGGAGGACCTCCAGGTGGTGCGCTCATTTAAAATCCGCGGGGCGTACTATATGATGAGCAGCATTCCCAAGGAGAAGCTTGAAAACGGAGTGGTATGTGCAAGCGCTGGAAACCACGCTCAGGGCGTGGCTTACTCCTGCCAGGCGCTGAAGGTGAAGGGTCATATTTTTATGCCAAACACGACTCCGCGCCAGAAAATTTCGCAGGTGAAGTTATTTGGAAAGGAATACGTGGAAGTAGTACTTACGGGCGACACGTTTGACGATGCCTATTACGAAGCCAATGCTTACGGCGAAGCACACGACATGGAATTTGTGCATCCGTTTAATAACGAAAAAGTGATCGCTGGTCAGGGCACTGTCGGAATGGAAATTATGAATGATATTGAAGAGCCGATCGATTATTTATTTTCCTGCATCGGTGGAGGCGGACTCGTATCCGGCGTTGGCACGTACGTGAACTCGATTTCCCCTTCAACGAAGATTATCGGCTGTGAGCCGGCCGGAGCTCCAGGTATGAAAGCATCCATTGAAAATCAGGGTGTCGTCTCTCTCGACTACATTGACAAGTTTGTTGACGGGGCTGCTGTGAAGCGGGTCGGGGAGCTCACATATGACGTTTGTAAGGATCTGCTTGACAGCATCACGCTCGTACCTGAGGGCAAGATATGTACAACTATTCTGGAGCTGTACAATGAAAATGCCGTTGTGGCTGAACCAGCGGGCGCCCTGTCAATTGCGGCTCTTGATTTTCATAAAGAAGAAATTAAAGGAAAAACGGTCGTTTGTATCGTTAGCGGAGGAAACAATGATATCGGCCGCATGGAAGAAATGAGGGAGAAATCATTGATCTATGAAGGACTGCAGCATTACTTCATTGTGAATTTTCCGCAGCGTGCCGGCGCACTACGGGAATTCCTTCATGATGTACTCGGCCCGGACGACGATATTACCCGTTTTGAATACAACAAGAAAAACAATAAATCCAACGGGCCGGCGCTTGTCGGCATCGAGGTCACCTATCCGTCGGACTACGATAAGCTTCTGACGAGAATGAAAGACCGCGGCATCAAATATACAGAAATCAATAAAGAGGAAACGCTGTTTAATTTCCTCATCTAA
- a CDS encoding phasin family protein yields MNDMLKKGFFLGLGAASYGREKVQTYLDDLVTKGKITPREADEWKEEMIQRGSAQSDSWNSQAKNSFENRMESMGIATKRDIDRLEQKLDAIEKAMHKPEDE; encoded by the coding sequence ATGAACGACATGCTGAAAAAAGGATTTTTTCTGGGACTTGGAGCCGCTTCATATGGACGGGAAAAGGTACAGACATATCTCGATGACCTCGTAACTAAGGGAAAGATCACACCCAGGGAAGCTGACGAGTGGAAAGAGGAAATGATTCAACGGGGTTCGGCTCAAAGCGACTCCTGGAACAGCCAGGCGAAAAACTCCTTCGAAAATCGGATGGAAAGCATGGGCATCGCCACCAAGCGTGATATTGACCGTCTCGAACAAAAGCTCGATGCCATTGAAAAGGCGATGCACAAACCAGAGGACGAATAA
- a CDS encoding ABC1 kinase family protein — MAITKSIRHANRYRKIATTLAKHGFGYILQEVGLFHILSLPKRIMSDPNDWNTQSIGVRLRLVVEELGPAFIKLGQLVSTRRDIFPPSIVDELAKLQDHVPPFPYETAKSVIEHDLHEPLGNIYSYFDETPIAAASIGQVHKAVLHDGRDVVVKISRPHIKEIIEQDIDILRDLARLLTQRFQWARFYQLQDVVEEYVSAIRDEFDYFTEARNVEKMSRTLQHFDSVQVPEVYEAWSSRRVLTIEYIDGYKLSELNYSTAEFDKKKLAHHLVDSFLHQVLRTGFFHSDPHPGNLLFKEGNVVAYIDFGQVGRLSKSMRRQFINYVIAMTRRNTRDVAAAIYEMADFPEDMDTEIFEEDVEYLLSKYYDTPFKDIEIGAAINDVFSTSHRYGISIHKEFTMLAKAIITIESIATDLDPDLSIVEIAEPYGRMLVKERLNPRDRIEDVFREGKEQFGYLRELPKEIRSALKKINDDELGVDIRMPRINILMNKLDRIGNRLSFSVILLAFSIVMVGLIVGSTFGDTNSILVRLPVIEISFIVAFFLFVWLLYAIFRSGRF, encoded by the coding sequence ATGGCTATAACAAAAAGTATCCGGCACGCAAATCGATACAGAAAGATTGCTACTACGCTTGCGAAACACGGCTTCGGATATATTTTGCAGGAAGTGGGACTTTTTCATATTCTTTCTCTTCCCAAGCGCATCATGTCGGATCCCAATGACTGGAACACGCAGTCGATCGGGGTCCGTCTTCGGCTTGTTGTGGAGGAGCTTGGCCCTGCGTTCATCAAACTCGGCCAGCTTGTAAGCACCCGCAGGGATATTTTCCCTCCGTCCATTGTGGATGAACTTGCAAAGCTGCAGGATCACGTTCCCCCGTTTCCATACGAAACGGCCAAATCGGTGATCGAGCATGACCTTCATGAACCCCTTGGCAATATTTATTCCTATTTTGATGAAACTCCCATCGCCGCGGCTTCCATCGGCCAGGTACATAAAGCGGTTCTCCATGACGGCCGGGATGTTGTTGTAAAGATCAGCCGGCCGCATATTAAAGAAATTATCGAACAGGACATCGATATTCTGCGGGATCTGGCACGGCTTCTCACCCAGCGGTTTCAATGGGCCCGGTTCTACCAGCTCCAGGATGTTGTAGAGGAGTATGTATCTGCTATACGGGATGAATTTGATTACTTTACTGAAGCCCGAAATGTGGAAAAAATGTCCCGGACCCTTCAGCATTTTGATTCTGTCCAGGTGCCTGAAGTGTATGAAGCCTGGTCGTCACGCCGCGTTCTGACCATTGAATATATCGATGGCTATAAGCTTTCAGAGCTTAATTACTCCACTGCCGAGTTTGATAAAAAGAAGCTTGCTCACCATCTGGTGGATTCCTTTTTACACCAGGTGCTTCGCACCGGCTTCTTTCACAGCGACCCTCACCCCGGGAATCTGCTTTTTAAAGAAGGAAACGTGGTCGCCTACATTGACTTCGGCCAGGTCGGCCGCTTGAGCAAAAGCATGCGCAGGCAGTTCATTAACTATGTTATCGCCATGACAAGGCGAAACACCCGGGACGTAGCGGCAGCTATCTATGAAATGGCCGATTTTCCGGAAGATATGGATACAGAAATTTTTGAAGAAGATGTGGAATACCTTCTGTCCAAATATTACGACACGCCGTTTAAAGATATTGAAATCGGTGCAGCCATCAATGATGTATTTTCCACCTCCCACCGGTACGGAATCAGCATCCATAAAGAATTTACGATGCTTGCTAAAGCCATTATTACCATTGAATCCATTGCCACTGATCTCGACCCGGACTTAAGCATCGTCGAAATTGCCGAGCCCTACGGCAGGATGCTCGTTAAAGAACGACTGAACCCGCGCGACCGGATCGAGGACGTTTTCCGCGAAGGTAAAGAACAGTTTGGCTACCTGCGTGAGCTGCCGAAGGAGATTCGTTCCGCCCTGAAAAAAATCAATGATGATGAACTGGGCGTCGATATACGCATGCCCCGCATTAATATTTTAATGAACAAGCTTGACCGTATTGGCAACCGCCTAAGCTTCAGTGTCATACTTCTCGCCTTCAGCATCGTAATGGTCGGCTTGATTGTCGGATCCACATTCGGGGATACCAATTCGATTCTCGTCCGGCTCCCTGTCATTGAAATCAGCTTTATTGTGGCGTTCTTTCTCTTCGTCTGGCTGCTGTACGCCATTTTTCGCTCCGGGCGGTTTTGA
- a CDS encoding sulfurtransferase, which yields MSFLISSEWLNDHRRDEHVRVVDCRFELKDAAAGHEAYVKDHVPGAVFIDVEKHLSAQAGTHGGRHPLPDMDFFAQVLSERGIDMQTTVVAYDDQGGMGAARFWWLMQYAGHTNTYVLDRSYSHWVEEGFPTTEEIPTPLMKQMIIDREPNQLVHLEEVKQQLRNEHAALVDARSYERYAGENEEVDAVSGHIPGAYHYFWKDVLREDGTWKSQSELRDHFQELEGFDEVISYCGSGITACVNVLGMREAGIEQVRLYNGSWSDWISYPDLPIEKEPNRL from the coding sequence TTGAGCTTTCTAATTTCTTCTGAATGGCTGAATGACCACCGCCGCGATGAACATGTCCGGGTGGTGGACTGCCGGTTTGAACTAAAAGATGCAGCAGCTGGGCATGAAGCGTATGTTAAGGATCATGTTCCAGGTGCTGTCTTTATCGATGTGGAAAAGCATTTATCCGCCCAGGCCGGGACCCACGGAGGACGTCATCCGCTGCCGGATATGGACTTTTTCGCTCAGGTTCTCTCGGAACGGGGCATAGACATGCAGACGACCGTCGTAGCTTATGACGATCAGGGAGGTATGGGTGCTGCCCGCTTTTGGTGGCTGATGCAGTATGCGGGTCATACGAATACATACGTCCTCGACCGTTCTTATTCCCATTGGGTGGAGGAAGGATTTCCGACAACAGAGGAGATCCCGACGCCGCTCATGAAGCAGATGATCATCGACCGCGAGCCGAATCAGCTGGTTCACCTGGAAGAAGTAAAGCAGCAGCTGCGTAATGAACATGCAGCGCTGGTGGATGCGAGAAGCTACGAGCGCTACGCTGGGGAAAATGAGGAAGTGGACGCTGTTTCCGGCCATATCCCTGGTGCCTATCATTATTTCTGGAAGGATGTGCTCCGCGAAGACGGCACATGGAAATCGCAGAGTGAACTGCGTGATCATTTTCAGGAACTCGAGGGTTTTGATGAAGTTATTTCTTACTGCGGATCCGGTATTACGGCCTGTGTCAATGTGCTCGGCATGAGAGAAGCCGGAATTGAGCAGGTGCGACTTTATAACGGAAGCTGGAGCGATTGGATTTCCTATCCGGACCTTCCGATCGAAAAAGAGCCAAACAGGCTGTAA
- a CDS encoding DUF1798 family protein: MPGLFESCDQMKRRMDEAEQIFYEVQERDDRPDFYEEVKPFVDKVKGEADVWKEEASAWVQTTSYPYLHESQMEDTYDNIMNASLQAYQRTTKEKQFKETLQAVEFILNSIQTQLTQES; this comes from the coding sequence ATGCCCGGGCTTTTCGAAAGCTGTGACCAGATGAAACGGCGCATGGATGAAGCAGAGCAGATTTTTTATGAAGTACAGGAGCGGGACGACCGCCCGGATTTTTATGAGGAAGTGAAACCGTTTGTCGACAAGGTAAAAGGGGAAGCAGATGTATGGAAAGAGGAAGCCTCTGCCTGGGTGCAGACAACAAGCTACCCGTACCTGCACGAATCCCAGATGGAAGACACATATGATAACATCATGAATGCCTCTCTTCAGGCTTACCAGCGGACAACGAAAGAAAAACAATTCAAGGAAACGCTGCAGGCCGTGGAGTTTATTCTAAATAGCATTCAAACACAGTTAACACAGGAATCCTAG
- a CDS encoding DUF370 domain-containing protein has protein sequence MSDTPINIGFGNMVMAERVISIVSSDSAPTKRLIQEARERKMLIDVTNGRKTRSIILSDSDHVLLSAIQPETVAQRVSNQQDQEESTS, from the coding sequence ATGAGCGATACACCGATTAATATTGGTTTTGGCAATATGGTGATGGCAGAACGGGTAATTTCAATTGTGAGCTCTGATTCTGCCCCGACAAAACGTTTGATCCAGGAGGCACGTGAAAGAAAGATGCTCATCGACGTGACTAATGGACGGAAAACAAGAAGCATCATCCTGTCGGACAGCGATCACGTGCTTCTGTCGGCCATTCAGCCGGAAACAGTAGCCCAGCGGGTAAGCAACCAGCAGGATCAGGAAGAAAGCACATCCTAA
- the recU gene encoding Holliday junction resolvase RecU, whose product MAYRYPNGKVYRPKKNASSRQGPPAEKSFANRGMTLEEDINESNEYYIARDIGIIHKKPTPVQIVDVHYPKRSAARITEAYFKQASTTDYNGVFAGRYIDFEAKETRNKTAFPLQNFHDHQADHMHKVQKQDGIAFVLLRFAAHGETYLYDASQFLHWYYGQTKRKSIPYQEIQTHGHSIPLGLHPRLDYLKTVKDVYFH is encoded by the coding sequence ATGGCTTACCGCTACCCAAACGGAAAAGTATACCGTCCGAAAAAAAATGCTTCCTCCCGTCAGGGCCCGCCGGCGGAAAAAAGCTTTGCCAACCGCGGCATGACGCTTGAAGAAGACATTAATGAGTCCAATGAATATTATATTGCACGCGACATCGGCATCATACATAAAAAACCGACACCTGTTCAGATAGTCGATGTTCATTATCCGAAACGGAGCGCCGCGCGCATCACCGAAGCATATTTTAAACAGGCCTCCACCACAGACTATAACGGTGTATTTGCCGGCCGCTACATTGATTTTGAAGCAAAGGAAACGCGCAACAAAACAGCCTTTCCCCTTCAGAACTTTCATGACCACCAGGCAGATCATATGCACAAGGTCCAAAAGCAGGACGGCATCGCATTTGTGCTTCTTCGTTTTGCCGCACACGGGGAGACCTATTTATATGACGCTTCCCAGTTTCTTCACTGGTATTACGGACAGACAAAACGAAAATCCATTCCCTATCAGGAAATCCAGACGCACGGTCATTCAATTCCGCTCGGTCTTCACCCGAGACTGGACTACTTAAAAACCGTGAAGGACGTTTATTTTCATTGA